From the Labrys wisconsinensis genome, the window GTGGAAGGCATCCGCGTCGTCAGCCGCGGCTCGCAGGGCGTGATCGTCTTCAACACCGCCGAGGGCGAGCGCGTGGTCTCGGTCGAGCGCATCAGCGACGACGGCGAGGAGGACGAGCCGGCGACGGAGTGAGTCGGCGGCCTGTCAAGAAAAAAGCCCGGTCGCCTTGCGGCGCCGCGGCTCGTTCAAGAAAGAAAAAAGCGCGGTCGCCTTGCGGCGCCGCGCTTGGAGTGCCGGGCTTGGGGTCAGACTGCGTGGGGGCCCGGGATCTTGGAGATCGGCGGAACTACGCGCGAGGCCGCGAAAAGTTCCATGCCTGCGTCAATTAGTCTCCCAGCCTGACGCGGACCAGGATGGTCTCGCCGGGCTTTTCGAAAACCTGGATCAGCGCGCCGGTACGGGCCTTGGCCCGTTCGACGTCATCCATCGGCGCCGTGGCGCACGCGGCCATCAGCGAGCCGAGGCTGCAGCGGGACGCGGCTTCCGCCACGTCGAGGCGATCGCCGCGGGCGGCCGCGACCGGGGTGGGGACCTTGGCCATGTCGAGAAGCGAGGCCGCGGCCAGAACGAACAACCCACCACCGACCGCCAAAACGGAACGACGGGGTCTCATATTTTTCGTCTCCCTGACGACTTCTTCAATTTGGACGAGATGTTACACTGTTTCCGATCTGTTCATTCTCAAACTTTCGTGAGCTTGACTGTGTCTTTTGGCACACATCGGTTGGGCCGGTAACGACTTGATAACAAACGCCGTGGGCGGGGATATGTTCCATGCGGAACGCGCGCCGTGCCGTGCCCGGCGGATCGCCTGCGCGCGCCCCGGCTTGCGCCGCGCCGGCCGGGCCTGTAACCCCTGTTCCATGACGAAAGCGTCGCGATGAACGCCTCCCGTACCGCCTTCTATGCCGGTTCCTTCGATCCGCTGACCAATGGCCATGTCGACGTGATCCGCCACGCCTGCGCCGTCGCCGACCGCCTGGTGGTGGCGATCGGCGTGCATGCCGGCAAGACGCCGCTGTTCTCCGCCGAGGAGCGGGCCGAGATGATCCGCGAGGATTGCGGGCCGGTGACCGGACGGACGGCGCTCGAGGTCATCACCTTCGCCGACCTCGCGGTCGATGCCGCCCGCCGCGTCGGCGCCAGCCTGCTGATCCGGGGCCTGCGCGACGGCACCGACCTCGACTACGAGATGCAGATGGCCGGCATGAACGCGGCGCTGGCGCCGGAGATCCAGACGGTGTTCCTGCCGTCCTCGCCGATCGTCCGCCCCATCACCGCCACGCTCGTGCGCCAGATCGCCGCCATGGGCGGCGACGTCTCGGGCTTCGTGCCCGCCGGCGTGCTGCGCCGCCTGAAATCGCGCTTCCCCAGGTCCTAGGATCTGGTCATCCATGGTGGGCCCCCAGCGGCCCGAGGAGACATCCCGTGCTTCGCATCCTTTCCGCCGCCGCCCTGGCGCTCTCGCTCGCGCTGGCCGGCCATTCCGCATCCGCCGCGCAGCTCGACCCGCAGAACACGGTCTATCTCGACACCAAGTACGGCCGCGTCGTCATCAAGCTGCGGCCCGACCTCGCGCCCAAGCATGTCGAGCGGATCAAGGCGCTGGTGAAGCGCCACTTCTACGACGGCATCGTATTCCATCGGGTGATCGACGGCTTCATGGCCCAGACCGGCGATCCCACCGGCACCGGCACCGGCGGCTCGGACCTGCCGGACCTGCCGGCCGAATTCTCCAAGGAGCCGTTCGTGCGCGGCACACTCGGCATGGCGCGCTCGCAGGACCCGAACTCGGCCAACAGCCAGTTCTTCATCATGTTCGCCGACGGCTCCTTCCTGAACGGCCAGTACACGGTGTTCGGCCAGGTGGTCTCGGGCATGGAGGCCGTCGACAAGATCAAGCGCGGCGAGCCGGTGCAGAATCCGGACAAGATCCTCAAGATGCGCCTGGCCGCCGACGCCAAGTGATCCCGGCAGGGCTCGCAGGCCCGCGAGCCCTGGGCGAGGCTTCGAGATCGTGCGGGATTTCCGGGCCCGCGCCCATGGGCGCGGCGCGGAATTCCCGCCGGACGGCGCCGCCGGCCCGCGACAGGGTGGAAATGCGTCGCCGTATCGTGTAGAGACCCCGGCGAGTTTCGCTTCGGACATTTCTTTTCATGCAGACCGTCCTTATCGTCATCCACCTGATGGTGGTGCTGGCGCTCGTCGTGGTTGTGCTTCTCCAGCGCTCGGAAGGGGGAGGGCTCGGCATCGGCGGCGGCAGCGGCGGCTTCATGACGGGGCGCGGGCAGGCCAACCTGCTCACCCGCACCACGGCCATACTCGCCGGCCTGTTCTTCCTGACCAGCCTGCTCCTGTCGATCCTGGCCGGCTATGGCGGCAGCTCGACCTCGCTGATCAACAGCGTGCCGCAGCAGCCGGCGCCCGCCGGCCAGTCCGCCCCGCCGCAGGGCACGATCCTCGACCAGCTCAAGGGCCCGCAGCAGCCGGCCCAGCCTGCGCCGCCGGCGGCCCCGACGGGTCCGCAGGTCCCGCAGTCGAAGTAAGCCGCGGCGGGCCGCGGCGGCCCGCTTGTTCCTCGTTTGTGCAAAGTTCAGGCCCTGTCGCGCGACGGGGCCTCCGAATCGTTTTGTGATTGGTTAGGATGGAGACCCATGACGCGGTATATTTTCATCACCGGCGGCGTGGTCTCCTCTCTCGGCAAAGGTCTCGCATCCGCCGCGCTCGGGGCGCTGCTGCAGGCGCGCGGCTACAAGGTGCGCCTGCGCAAGCTCGACCCCTATCTCAACGTCGATCCGGGCACGATGAGCCCGTACCAGCACGGCGAGGTGTTCGTTACCGATGACGGCGCCGAGACCGACCTCGACCTCGGCCATTACGAGCGCTTCACCGGCGTGCCGGCGACCAAGAAGGACAACATCACCACCGGGCGGATCTATTCGGAGATCATCGCCAAGGAGCGGCGCGGCGACTATCTCGGCGCCACCATCCAGGTGATCCCGCACGTCACCAACGCCATCAAGGACTTCGTGCTGACCGGCAACGAGGGCTTCGACTTCGTGCTGGTCGAGATCGGCGGCACGGTCGGCGACATCGAGGGCCTGCCCTTCTTCGAGGCGATCCGCCAGATCAAGAACGAGCTGCCGCGCGGGGGCTGCGTCTATGTCCACCTGACGCTGCTGCCGTTCATTCCCTCGGCGGGCGAGCTCAAGACCAAGCCGACCCAGCATTCGGTGGCGGAGCTGCGCTCGATCGGCATCCAGCCCGACATCCTGCTGTGCCGCACCGACCGGGCCGTGCCGGCGGAGGAGCGGCGCAAGCTGGCGCTGTTCTGCAACGTGCGCGAGAGCGCAGTGATCGAGGCCCGCGACGTCGCCTCGATCTACGACGTGCCGGTCGCCTATCACCGCGAGGGGCTGGACGGCGAGGTGCTCGCCGCCTTCGGCATCGAGGGCGTGCCCAGCCCGGACCTCTCGCGCTGGCAGCGGATCTCGCGCACGGTCCACAATCCCGAAGGCGAGGTGACGATCGCCATCGTCGGCAAGTACACCGGCCTCAAGGACGCCTACAAGTCGCTGATGGAGGCGCTGACCCATGGCGGCATCGCCAACGGGGTCAAGGTCAATCTCGACTGGATCGAGAGCGAGATCTTCGAGACGGCCGATCCGGCGCCGCATCTGGAGCATGTCCACGGCATCCTCGTGCCCGGCGGCTTCGGCCAGCGCGGTGCGGAGGGCAAGATCAAGGCGGCAACCTTCGCGCGCGAGCGCAAGGTGCCGTATTTCGGCATCTGCTTCGGCATGCAGATGGCCGTCATCGAGGCGGCCCGCTCGCTCGGCGGCGTTCCGGAGGCCAATTCGACCGAGTTCGGGCCGACGCCCGAGCCGATCGTCGGCCTGATGACGGAATGGATGAGCGGCAACCAGCTGGAGCAGCGCGCCGCCGGCGGCGACCTCGGGGGCACCATGCGGCTCGGCGCCTTCCCGGCGACGCTGAAGCGCGGCTCGAAGATCGCGGAGATCTACGGCGCCACCACCATCTCCGAGCGCCACCGCCACCGCTACGAGGTCAACATGGCCTACCGGGCGCAGCTGGAGAAGGCGGGCATGGTGATCTGCGGCCTGTCGCCGGACGGCCTGCTGCCGGAGACGATCGAATATGCCGACCATCCCTGGTTCATCGGCGTGCAGTACCATCCCGAATTGAAGTCGCGGCCCTTCGAGCCGCACCCGCTGTTCTCCAGCTTCATCGCCGCGGCGGTCGAGCAGAGCCGGCTGGTTTGAGGCAGCGGGTCGTCCCGCTCCGTCACGCCGCCTGCAGCGCCCTGTCGTAGCGCAGGCGCGCTGCGATCACGTCCGCCATATGGGTTTCGGCCCAGCGGCTCAGCGCCTCGATCGGGGCGACCAGGGTCTGCCCGAGCGGGGCGATCGAATATTCCACCGTCACCGGCACGGTGGCGAAGGCGGCGCGGTGGATCAGCCCGTCGCGCTCCAATTCGCGCAGCGTCTGCGACAGCATCTTCTGCGAGATGCCCTCGATCTCGCGCCGGAGCTGATTGAAGCGCACCGGCCCCTCGGCCAGCCGCCCCAGCACCAGCACCGCCCATTTGTCGCCGATGCGGTCGAGGATCTGCCGCGTCGGACATTGCGCGTCATAGGGATTGGGGCGCTTGGCGTCGGCGGGGCCCAGTTTCATGGCGGTGACCTGCTCACTTGAAGGTGCTCTCTTTACATCCTAGTGCGGATTCGACAACTGGTCACCATTGGAAACTGATGGAGGACATCCTCATGAAGGTCGCAGTGGTCGGAGCTTCGGGCCGCGCCGGTTCGGAAATCGTCGCGGAGCTGGTTCGCCGCGGGCACACGGTCACGGGCATCGCCCGCCACCCCGAGAAGATCGCCGATCTGCCGGGCGTCACCGCCAAGGCCGGGGACGTCAAGGACGGCGCCGCGCTCGCCGCGCTTCTCGAGGGCCATGACGCGGTCGTGACCGCGGTCATGTTCAGCGACAGCGACCCGCAGACCCTGATCGGGGCGGTCAAGGCGTCGGGCGCCAAGCGCTATCTCGTGGTCGGCGGCGCCGGCAGCCTGGAGGTGGCGCCGGGCGTGCGCCTGATCGACACGCCGGAATTCCCCGCGATCTACAAGACCGAGGCCTCGCGCGGCGCCGCCTTCCTCGACGCCTTGCGCGCCGAGCCGGCGCTCGACTGGACCTTCCTGTCGCCGTCGGCGCTGTTCTTCATCGGCGAGCGCACGGGCAAGTTCCGCCTCGGCGGCGACCAGCTCCTCGCCACGGCCGACGGCAAGAGCAGCATCTCCTACGCCGACTATGCCATCGCCCTGGTCGACGAGATCGAGAAGCCCGCCCATCGCCGCCGGCGCTTCACCGTCGGCTACTGACCGACCGGCGGGGCGGCCGACGGAGCCGCCCTTGTCCGAATCGCGCGGCGGTGGCTCGCATGGTCCGCCCTTCTCGGAGCGCGGCATCCATGCAGGCCGGACCCACGCCGTCGGACCAGGCCATTCCCTCTCCCGCCGGCTCCTATCCCGTGCGGGCGGGGAACCTGGTGCGGCCGCTCGTCGACAGCGGGCCGACCTTCCGCCGCATCGGCGCGGCAATCGCGGCCGCCCGCCACAGCGTCTTCGTGACCGCGACCTTTCTCGACCCGGATTTCGTCATGCCGGACGGGCAGGGCACGTTGTTCGACCTGCTCGACCGGGCCGCCGGACGCGGCCTCGACGTCCGCGGCCTGTTCTGGCGTCCCAACCCTCAGAGCAGCGGCTATGGCCGCACCTTCCCGGGCTCGGCCGAGGATCGCGCGCTGCTGGTGCGCCGTGGCTCGGGCTTCTCCATCCGCTGGGACCGGGCGGCCGGCCCCTATTGCCAGCACCAGAAGAGCTGGCTGATCGATGCGGGGAAGCCCGGCGAGACCGCCTTCGTCGGCGGCATCAACCCGACCTTCGCCGCCTTCGAGCCCGGCCATGCCGGGGAGAACGAGCGCCACGACGTCTATGTCGAGATCGCCGGCCCCTGCGCCTGCGACGTCCACCACAATTTCGTCCAGCGCTGGAACGAGGCGAGCGAGCGTGACGCCGCCGACGGCCGGTGGGGACCGAACGACAGCGACCTCGCCTTTCCCGAGCGGCCCGGCGCGCCGTGCGGCACCAGCCTGGTGCAGATCCAGCGCCAGATCCCGGCCGGTCGTTACGGCGACGGCCATGCCAGCCCGGGCGGCGAGCCGTGGGACATCGCCGCCGGCGAGCGCACCGTCCTGGCGCAGTACCAGCTCGCGATCGCCGCCGCCCGCCGCACCATCTATGTCGAGAATCAGGCCTTGCCCGTGCCGGAGATCGCGGCCGCGCTGGCGGCGGCGCTCGATCGCGGCGTGGAGGTGGTCCTCCTCGTGCCGACCGAGCCGGAAGAATCCGTGCGCGCCGTCCGCCATGACCCGGCCCGTCGGGCGTTCTTCGCCGGGATCGAGGCGCTGGGGCAGCGCTGCAACTTCCTGCTCGCCGGGCTCGCCGGGCGGGCCCGGCTCGCCGGGATCGCCGGGCCGAACGCTGGCGGCAACCGCTGCCCGGTCTATGTCCACGACAAGATCATGCTGGTCGACGATGCCTGGGCGACCATCGGCTCGTGCAACCTCCACGGCTATTCGCTCGACGGCCATGGCGAGATGAACGCGGCGATCTGGGATGCGGCCGTGGTCCGCGCCCTCCGGCGCACGCTGCTGGCCGAGCATCTCGATCTCGACACCGCCGGTCTCGACGACCGTGCGGCGCTGCGGCTCTTCCGCGAGACGGCGAGCGCCAACCGGGCGCGGTGGCGGGCCGGCGAAGCCGGCTGGCAGGGCCTTGCCATTGCGCTGGACCCCGCGACCTACGGCGTGGAGCGCTTCTCCGGCTGACAGGCCTCAGGCCAAAAGCAGGCTGCCCCCTTGTTGGTCGCTAAAGAATTCGACAGCCTGCGCCGCCGACATGCGCCAAAAGCAAATGCCGGGGCATCACGCGAGGCATGATCGGAGACCTTACCGGTCATGGCGACCGCCTCGCAAAGGCGGCTGTTGGGCCGGGATGTCGTCAACTCGAATGGGGAGCGAATCGATGCGCGATCAAGAAGGCAAGGCTGCGACGTTCAGGTCGTTGCATCGTCGAGCAGAGCCGTTCGTCCTGTTCAACATCTGGGACGCCGGCAGCGCCAAGGCGGTCGGGGAGGCCGGCGCGTCGGCGCTCGCGACCGGCAGCTGGTCGGTTGCTGCTGCCAATGGCTTCGCCGACGGCGAAAAAGTGCCGATCTCGCTGGTGCTGGACAATGCACGCCGCATCGTCGAGGCGACCGGGCTGCCCGTCTCGCTCGATATCGAGAGCGGCTACGGCGTTTCGTCCGAGGAGGTCGCGGGCACGATCGCCCGCGTCGCGGCGACGGGCGTGATCGGATGCAACCTGGAGGACAGTTTTCCCGCGGACGGCTCGATGCGGCCGCTCGCCATGCAAGCCGAGAGGATTGCAGCGGCCCGGCGCGCGGCAGATGCCAAGTGTCCAGGTTTCTTCATCAACGCGCGCACCGACATCTTCTTTCAGGTGGCCGCCCATGACGAGGCGATGGCCGACACGGCGATCGAGCGCGCACGAGCCTATGCCGACGCGGGAGCCGACGGCATCTTCGTCCCCGGCCTGGTCGACGAGGCGTTGATCGCGCGGGTGTGCGCAGCCGTGCCGTTGCCCATCAACGTGATGGTCGGCGAGCGCTCGCCCTCGCTGGAACGGTTGGCGACGGCAGGTGTCGCCCGGGTCAGCCACGGACCCGGGCCCTATCTCGCGGCCATGGCTGCCCTGCGCGCCGCTGCCTCCCATGCGCTGGCAGGCGCGCCGTGAGCGATGCCGGCTCGGCGCGCCCCAGCGGCTGGCCGGGAAGACGTCGCCGGGTGCGAAGCAGATGCCTCGCTCGATCGCCTCGTCGAAGCGCCTCGGCAATTCCAGCCGGAGCACGAAGCCGCCTGTCAGGATGATCCCCCGATCCACACCGCCTGATGCGACCCGATCGGCATGGCTGGCTGCGGCCAGACGGCCGAGGCGCCGGCAACGGCGAGGGGCGCTCTGAGGCGCTGCGCCGGTCCCCAGCCGGTCGCCTCGACCGCGCCGTCGAGGTCGTCCGGCGTCTCGGTGGCCAGGGGCTTGGCGGGGCGGGCGAGGGGATGGCGGGCGAGCAGGGCGGCCGTGGCGGCAAGCGAAGCCCGCGCCCGCCTGCCGCGGCCGGTGGCGAGCCGCCGCGCGAGGCCGAGCACCGCGGCGGCGGCCATGAGGTAGCCGGTGGCATGGTCGAGGGCCTGGACGGGCAGGGGCGTCGGCCGCTCCTTGCCGAGGCGGCGCATGCCGGCCTCGGCGATGCCGGCGCTCATCTGCACCAGGCTGTCGAAGCCGCGCCGCTCCCGCCACGGGCCGCTCCAGCCATAGGCGTCGAGGCAGATGTCGATCAATCCGGGCCGGACCCGGCGCCGCACCGCCTCGCCGAAGCCGAGCCCCTCCAGCGCCGAGGGGCGATAGCCGTGGACGAGGATGTCGGCCTCGCCCATGAGGCGCAGGAACAGCGCATGATCCTCGGGCCGGGCGAGGTCGAGCCGCGCCGTCCGCTTGCCGAGCAGCACTTCCGGAGCCAGGGCCGGCTCGTCCCAGCCGGGCGGGTCGATGCGCAGCACCTCGGCGCCATAGCCGGCGAGGAGCCGCGTCGCCACCGGGCCGGCGAGGACGCGGGTGAGGTCGAGCACGCGGATGCCGGCGAGCGGCCGCGCCGGGTCGACCGGCCGGGCGAGGGCAGGGGCCTCGTCTCTTTCCTCGATCGCGACCAGCGCCTCGGCGGCGACATGGCGGCCCTGCTCGTGCGCGGCCCAGGCCTCGAGCGAACGCATCTCGGCCGCGCAGCCGCCGGCTTCGACCACCGCCCTCTCCAGGGCCGCGGCTGGCCAGCCGGCCACGGCGCGCGTCACCTCCTCCTTCTCGCCGGCGACGCCGAGCACGGCGAGGGCGGCCTGGCGATGCGCCGGCGCGTTGGTGTGCAGGCGGATCCAGCCGTCGGCGGCGCGGTAGTCGCCGGCGATGGGGTCCCAGGGCGGCGGCACGGACCAGCCCTGCGGGCGCACCGAGCTCGCGAACCAGAACGAGGCGAGACGCCGGTCGACCGCGACCGCCGGCGCCGGCCCGCCTGCGGCGGCGACGAGCTCGGACAGGGCCAGGCCCGCCGCTCCGACCGCGGCGGCGGCCAGGTCGCTCACCGCGAAGACGGAGGGCAGGTCGCCATTGCCGGTCAGCTGCAGGCGGCCGGGCGCCGCGGCGCTGCCGCCGAGCGCCGTCCAGATCTCGGCGAGCAGGGCGCGGACGGCGGCTTCCTCGTCCGGCGTGGCTGGGTGCGAAGCGGCTGCAGGCATCGGGGCTCTCCGGGTGGGTTCGCGGAGAGCTTGACGGCCCGATCGACATATCGTCAATATTGATTACATGAATCAATCTTTCGGCGCTGCTCCTTGAGCGCCTCCCTTTCCTCCGAGGAGGCGGCGCGGCGTCTCGGCGTGACGCGCCAGACCCTCTATGCCTATGTCAGCCGCGGGCTGATCGCCGCGCTGCCCGGCACGGACCAGCGCGAGCGGTGCTATTCCGCCGAGGCGATCGAGCAGTTCGCCGCCAGCCGGCATCGCGGCCGCCGGCCGCAGGAGATCGCCCGCACCACGCTCGACTGGGGCTTGCCGGTGCTGGAATCCGGCATCACCCTGATCGAGGACGGACGCCTCTACTATCGCGGCGAGGATGCGCTGGCCCTCGCCCGCGCCGGCACGTTGGAGACGGTGGCGCCGCTGCTCTGGCACTTGCCGGGCGCGGAGGCCTTTGCGCCGACGCCGCCGCCCGCCGCGCCGGCCTTCCTCGACCTCGTCGGCCGCCATCCCGGTCCGGCCTTCCGCGCCGGGCTGCTGGCACGCTTTGCGCTGGCGGTGGAAGAGGACGACACGACCTGGCAGCAGGACCGCGCCCGCCTCGCCGCCGGCAGCGGGGCGCTGGTGCGGCTCTTGCTCGCCGCCATGCTCGGGCGGCCGCCCTCGGCGGCGGCGCTGCACCGGCAATGCGCCGAGTCCTGGCGGCTCGACGAGGCCGGGGCGGATCTCGTGCGCATGGCGCTGGTGCTCTGTGCCGACCACGAGCTCAATGCGTCCGGCTTCACCGCCCGCTGCATCGCCTCGACCGGCGCCGGCCTGCATGCCGCCATCATCGGCGGCCTCGCCGCCCTCTCCGGCCCGCGCCACGGCGGCATGACCGTCCGCGTCGAGGCGCAATGGCGCGGCTTCGAGGGCGCGGCCGATCCGATGCCGGCGCTGCGCGGCCTGCTGGCCGGCGGCGGCGACATCGCCGGCTTCGGCCATCCGCTCTATCCCGCCGGCGATATCCGCGCGGCCGCCATCCTCGACGGGGTCCGGCACCGCCTGCCCGGCCTCGACGCGCTCGTCGCGGCGGTGTTCGACCTCACCGGCCGCCGGCCCTCGCTCGACTTCGCGCTGGTGGCGCTGCGCCGGGCGCTCGGCCTGCCGGAGGGCGCGGCCTTCGGCCTGTTCGCCCTCGGCCGCTCGGTCGGCTGGATCGCCCAGGCCCTGGAGCAGCGCGAAAGCGGCGGCCTGATCCGGCCGCGGGCGACCTATACCGGCCCGCGGCCTTGACAGGCGCCGGGGCAGGGCCGATCCCTGCCGCCAGACCGGCAATTCGAGCGAGCCCCGCCTTGACCGAGCCCCGCGGCATCGACCACCTCGTCCTTCCCGTGCACGACCTCGACGCGGCCGGCGCGCATTACGCCGCCCTCGGCTTCCAGGTCGGGGCGCGCAACCGCCATCCCTGGGGCACGGAGAACCGCATCGTGCAGTTTCCCGGCGCCTTCCTGGAGCTGATCGCGCTCGGCGAGGACCTGCGCCGTGCGCCGGCAACGATTGATCCGGCGGCGCCGCGCTTCCTCGGCTTCATCCGAGACTTCCTCGCCGGACGCGGCGAGGGCTTTGCCATGCTGGTGCTGGAATCGCGCGATGCCGCCGCCGACCGGGCGGCCTTCGCCGCCGCCGGCATCGACGGCGGCGAGCCCTTCTTCTTCGAGCGCACCGCCGAGCGGCCGGACGGCACCCGGGTGCGCGTCGCCTTCAGCCTCGCCTTCGCGCAGAGCCCGGCCATCCCGGCGGCCGGCTTCTTCGTCTGCCAGCAGCACGAGCCGCAGAACTTCTGGAACCCGGCCTTCCAGCAGCACCCCAACGGCGCGGCGGGGCTCGGCGGCGTGGTGATGCTGACGGAGGACGCTCGCGGGCCGCTCGGCTTCCTCGAAGCCTTCTCGGGCGCCCCGCCCATCTGCGTCGGGGCGCGCAACATCGCCATCGCCACGCCGCGCGGCACCCTCGAGGCAATGACGCCGGCCTGTTTCCGCGACGTGACCGGGCTCGATCCCGGCCCGGGCGCCACGCCGCGCCTCGTCGCCTTCAAGGTGCAGGCCCCGGTCGAGGCCATGGCCGCGCGGCTGGAGGCCGCAGCGATTCCGCATGTCCGGCACAGGAAGCATCTTGCCGTCGCCGCGGCCGACAATTTCGGCGCGGCTCTGGTGATCGAGGAGCCGCGGGCGCGCTGAGCGCCGGAAAAGCGCTGCGGGTGGCGCGCAGGGGCGCGAGGGGCTATCAGGGAGCGACGAAACCGGCCCTCTCTCGCACCAGGAAAGAACGATGTCCCCCAACTCCGTGGTCTCCATCGGCGACATCCGCATCGGCAACACCCTGCCGCTGACGTTGATCGCGGGCCCCTGCCAGATGGAGAGCCGGGCGCACGCCCTGGAGATGGCGAGCGCCATCAAGGAGATCGCGGCGCGGGTCGGCCTCGGCCTGATCTACAAGACCTCCTTCGACAAGGCCAACCGCACCTCCTCGAGCGGGGCGCGCGGGCTCGGGCTCGCCAAGGCGCTGCCGGTCTTCGCCGAGGTGCGCGACAGCCTCGGCCTGGCGACGCTGACCGACGTGCACGAGATCGACCAGTGCGCCGCGGTGGCCGAGGCCGTCGACGTGCTGCAGATCCCGGCCTTCCTGTGCCGGCAGACCGACCTGCTCGTGGCGGCCGCCCGCACGGGCCGGACGGTCAATGTCAAGAAGGGCCAGTTCCTGGCGCCCTGGGACATGGCCAATGTGGTGGCCAAGATCACCGATGCCGGCAATCCCAACGTGCTGGTCACCGAGCGCGGCGCCTCCTTCGGCTATAACACCCTGGTCTCCGACATGCGGGCCCTGCCGATCATGGCCGAGACCACCGGCGCGCCTGTCGTGTTCGACGCCACCCATTCCG encodes:
- a CDS encoding peptidylprolyl isomerase, which produces MLRILSAAALALSLALAGHSASAAQLDPQNTVYLDTKYGRVVIKLRPDLAPKHVERIKALVKRHFYDGIVFHRVIDGFMAQTGDPTGTGTGGSDLPDLPAEFSKEPFVRGTLGMARSQDPNSANSQFFIMFADGSFLNGQYTVFGQVVSGMEAVDKIKRGEPVQNPDKILKMRLAADAK
- a CDS encoding phospholipase D-like domain-containing protein, which translates into the protein MQAGPTPSDQAIPSPAGSYPVRAGNLVRPLVDSGPTFRRIGAAIAAARHSVFVTATFLDPDFVMPDGQGTLFDLLDRAAGRGLDVRGLFWRPNPQSSGYGRTFPGSAEDRALLVRRGSGFSIRWDRAAGPYCQHQKSWLIDAGKPGETAFVGGINPTFAAFEPGHAGENERHDVYVEIAGPCACDVHHNFVQRWNEASERDAADGRWGPNDSDLAFPERPGAPCGTSLVQIQRQIPAGRYGDGHASPGGEPWDIAAGERTVLAQYQLAIAAARRTIYVENQALPVPEIAAALAAALDRGVEVVLLVPTEPEESVRAVRHDPARRAFFAGIEALGQRCNFLLAGLAGRARLAGIAGPNAGGNRCPVYVHDKIMLVDDAWATIGSCNLHGYSLDGHGEMNAAIWDAAVVRALRRTLLAEHLDLDTAGLDDRAALRLFRETASANRARWRAGEAGWQGLAIALDPATYGVERFSG
- a CDS encoding CTP synthase; this encodes MTRYIFITGGVVSSLGKGLASAALGALLQARGYKVRLRKLDPYLNVDPGTMSPYQHGEVFVTDDGAETDLDLGHYERFTGVPATKKDNITTGRIYSEIIAKERRGDYLGATIQVIPHVTNAIKDFVLTGNEGFDFVLVEIGGTVGDIEGLPFFEAIRQIKNELPRGGCVYVHLTLLPFIPSAGELKTKPTQHSVAELRSIGIQPDILLCRTDRAVPAEERRKLALFCNVRESAVIEARDVASIYDVPVAYHREGLDGEVLAAFGIEGVPSPDLSRWQRISRTVHNPEGEVTIAIVGKYTGLKDAYKSLMEALTHGGIANGVKVNLDWIESEIFETADPAPHLEHVHGILVPGGFGQRGAEGKIKAATFARERKVPYFGICFGMQMAVIEAARSLGGVPEANSTEFGPTPEPIVGLMTEWMSGNQLEQRAAGGDLGGTMRLGAFPATLKRGSKIAEIYGATTISERHRHRYEVNMAYRAQLEKAGMVICGLSPDGLLPETIEYADHPWFIGVQYHPELKSRPFEPHPLFSSFIAAAVEQSRLV
- a CDS encoding CoA transferase; translation: MPAAASHPATPDEEAAVRALLAEIWTALGGSAAAPGRLQLTGNGDLPSVFAVSDLAAAAVGAAGLALSELVAAAGGPAPAVAVDRRLASFWFASSVRPQGWSVPPPWDPIAGDYRAADGWIRLHTNAPAHRQAALAVLGVAGEKEEVTRAVAGWPAAALERAVVEAGGCAAEMRSLEAWAAHEQGRHVAAEALVAIEERDEAPALARPVDPARPLAGIRVLDLTRVLAGPVATRLLAGYGAEVLRIDPPGWDEPALAPEVLLGKRTARLDLARPEDHALFLRLMGEADILVHGYRPSALEGLGFGEAVRRRVRPGLIDICLDAYGWSGPWRERRGFDSLVQMSAGIAEAGMRRLGKERPTPLPVQALDHATGYLMAAAAVLGLARRLATGRGRRARASLAATAALLARHPLARPAKPLATETPDDLDGAVEATGWGPAQRLRAPLAVAGASAVWPQPAMPIGSHQAVWIGGSS
- a CDS encoding NAD(P)-dependent oxidoreductase → MKVAVVGASGRAGSEIVAELVRRGHTVTGIARHPEKIADLPGVTAKAGDVKDGAALAALLEGHDAVVTAVMFSDSDPQTLIGAVKASGAKRYLVVGGAGSLEVAPGVRLIDTPEFPAIYKTEASRGAAFLDALRAEPALDWTFLSPSALFFIGERTGKFRLGGDQLLATADGKSSISYADYAIALVDEIEKPAHRRRRFTVGY
- a CDS encoding isocitrate lyase/PEP mutase family protein, with protein sequence MRDQEGKAATFRSLHRRAEPFVLFNIWDAGSAKAVGEAGASALATGSWSVAAANGFADGEKVPISLVLDNARRIVEATGLPVSLDIESGYGVSSEEVAGTIARVAATGVIGCNLEDSFPADGSMRPLAMQAERIAAARRAADAKCPGFFINARTDIFFQVAAHDEAMADTAIERARAYADAGADGIFVPGLVDEALIARVCAAVPLPINVMVGERSPSLERLATAGVARVSHGPGPYLAAMAALRAAASHALAGAP
- a CDS encoding winged helix-turn-helix transcriptional regulator, with the translated sequence MKLGPADAKRPNPYDAQCPTRQILDRIGDKWAVLVLGRLAEGPVRFNQLRREIEGISQKMLSQTLRELERDGLIHRAAFATVPVTVEYSIAPLGQTLVAPIEALSRWAETHMADVIAARLRYDRALQAA
- the coaD gene encoding pantetheine-phosphate adenylyltransferase, whose product is MNASRTAFYAGSFDPLTNGHVDVIRHACAVADRLVVAIGVHAGKTPLFSAEERAEMIREDCGPVTGRTALEVITFADLAVDAARRVGASLLIRGLRDGTDLDYEMQMAGMNAALAPEIQTVFLPSSPIVRPITATLVRQIAAMGGDVSGFVPAGVLRRLKSRFPRS
- the secG gene encoding preprotein translocase subunit SecG codes for the protein MQTVLIVIHLMVVLALVVVVLLQRSEGGGLGIGGGSGGFMTGRGQANLLTRTTAILAGLFFLTSLLLSILAGYGGSSTSLINSVPQQPAPAGQSAPPQGTILDQLKGPQQPAQPAPPAAPTGPQVPQSK
- a CDS encoding citrate synthase family protein; protein product: MSASLSSEEAARRLGVTRQTLYAYVSRGLIAALPGTDQRERCYSAEAIEQFAASRHRGRRPQEIARTTLDWGLPVLESGITLIEDGRLYYRGEDALALARAGTLETVAPLLWHLPGAEAFAPTPPPAAPAFLDLVGRHPGPAFRAGLLARFALAVEEDDTTWQQDRARLAAGSGALVRLLLAAMLGRPPSAAALHRQCAESWRLDEAGADLVRMALVLCADHELNASGFTARCIASTGAGLHAAIIGGLAALSGPRHGGMTVRVEAQWRGFEGAADPMPALRGLLAGGGDIAGFGHPLYPAGDIRAAAILDGVRHRLPGLDALVAAVFDLTGRRPSLDFALVALRRALGLPEGAAFGLFALGRSVGWIAQALEQRESGGLIRPRATYTGPRP